Within Gammaproteobacteria bacterium, the genomic segment GATTTTGCCTTTCCGCAGGCCGGCCTGAAGGATCTCTGATCCATGGCGGGGCACCCTCTGGTCGGTGTAGTGATGGGCTCGGACAGCGATTGGTTCGTGATGCGCCATGCGGTCGAGCAGCTCGAACACTTCGGCGTGCCGCATGAATACCGGGTGGTTTCCGCGCATCGCACGCCCGATCTGCTGTTCGAGTACGCCGAGAATGCGGCCTCGCGCGGCCTGCGTTGCCTGATCGCGGGCGCCGGCGGCGCCGCGCATCTGCCCGGCATGCTCGCGGCCAAGACCGCGCTGCCCGTCCTCGGGGTGCCCGTGCCGACGCGTTATCTCAAGGGGCAGGATTCGCTGTTCTCCATCGTGCAAATGCCCAAGGGCGTGCCGGTGGCGACCTTTGCCATCGGCGAGGCCGGCGCGGCGAACGCCGGCTTGTTCGCCGTCTCCATCCTGGCCGGCGAGGACAAGGCGCTCGCCGAGCGTCTGCACGGTTTCAGGCAGGCGCTGCGCGACAGCGTGCTGGGCATGCAGCTGCCGCCGGCGGAATGAGCTCGGCGGGTCCTATCCTGCCGGGCGCCACGCTCGGCATCCTGGGTGGCGGGCAGTTGGGCCGCATGTTTACGGTCGCGGCCCGTACCCTGGGTTATCACGTGGTCGTGCTCGATCCCGACGCCGACAGTCCGGCGGGACGCATGGCGGACGAACACCTGCACGCCGCCTATACCGATACCTGGGCGCTGGATCAGCTGGCCGCCACGTGTGCGGCGATTACCACTGAGTTCGAAAACATCCCCGCCGCCGTGATGGAGCGGCTGGCGCAAAGCGTTCCGGTGCGTCCGTCCGCGACGGCGCTGTCCAAGACCCAGAACCGCATTCACGAAAAGACCTTCATCCAGCAGACCGGACTGGCGACGGCCCCGTTTCATGCCGTCGAGAGCGAGGTGGACCTGGAGCAGGCCTTCGCCGCCGTCGGGGCACCCGCCATTCTCAAGCGCGCTTCACTGGGCTACGACGGCAAAGGGCAGGTCGGCGTCGACAGTCTGGCGACATTACAGCAGGGCTTTGCCGACCTGGGGGGCGTGCCCTGCGTGCTGGAGCGGCGCGTCCAACTCGAACGCGAGGTCTCGGTGGTGCTGGCGCGCAACTGCCACGGCGAGTCGCGCTGTTACCCGGTGGCCGAGAATCGCCATGTGGGGGGCATTCTGCACACCAGTATCGTGCCCGCCCGGGTGCCCGAGGCGCTGGCGAATCAGGCGCAGGTCATGGCGGTGCAACTGGCGGACGCTTTGGATTACTGCGGTGTGCTGGCGGTGGAGTTTTTTGTCGTCGACGGGCAGTTGCTGGTGAACGAGCTGGCGCCCCGGCCACACAACAGCGGTCACTACACCCTCGATGCCTGCGTCACCTCCCAGTTCGAGCAGCAGGTGCGCATGGTCTGCGGCCTGCCGTTCGGCGATACCCGCCTGCTGTCGCCGGTCGTGATGGTCAACCTGCTGGGAGATTTGTGGGGCGCGACACAGCCGGACTGGCTGGCCCTGCTCAGCGATGCCAGCGCCAAGCTGCATCTCTACGGCAAGCGCGAGGCCCGTCCGGGCCGCAAGATGGGGCATTTCTGCGTCCTGGACACCAACGTGGACGATGCCCTGACGCGGGCCGACGCCCTGTTCAGCCAACTCGCGGGCTAAGCCCTCTTCTTTAAAATTCCTTTTCCCTTCGCTCGGTGCGACCCGTCACGCCTGCGGGCGTGCCGGTATGAGGGACTTGGCGTAACCGCGGGCCTCGTCCAGGACAAAGGCGCGGAACGCCAGCGCCACCGGGGACAGGCGCTTGCCCTTGCGGAACACCAGATACCAGTGGCGGATAATCGGGAAGTCCTCCACATCCAGCGTGACGAGTCGTCCGGTTTCCAGTTCCAGCGCGGCGGTATGAATGGAGATGATGCCGAGACCGAGACCGGCTTCGACCGCCTGTTTGATGGCCTCGTTACTGCTCATCTCCATCCCGGTCGGCAGGGGCATACCGTGAAGGGCGAAAAACCGCTCGATCGCACCCCGCGTTCCCGAACCCAGTTCGCGCACCACGAAGGTTTCCTCGGCGAGGTCCTGCAACGGAATGTTGCGGCGTGAGGCCAGCGGGTGTTCGGGAGAGGCGACGATTACCAGCGGGTTTTCCATGAAGGCGAGGGCCTCCAGATCCATGCCGGACGGCGGTTCGCCCATGATGACGAGGTCGGTTTCGTTGTTCTCCAGCTGCCGCAACAGGCTTTCCCGGTTGGTGACGTCCAGGCTGACCGTGACGCCTTCGAAGCGGTGGGAGAAATCCGCCAGCAGGCGGGTGGTGAAGTAATTGGCCGTGGTCGCCACCGAGATATTGAGGTGGCCGCGCTGCCCGCCCTTGAGGGTGGCGATGACGTCGCCGGCCTCTTTGACCAGACCGGAGATGCGCCGGCCATAGTCGAACATTTCCTGACCGGCCTCGGTGAGAAAGATGCGTTTGCCGACCTGCTCGAACAGCGGCAGGCCGAGATTGTCCTCCAGCTGCTTGACCTGCATGGAGACCGCGGGCTGGGTGAGATGCAGCTCCTCCGCCGCACGGGTGAAGCTCAGATGCCGTGCCACCGCCTCGAAAACCTGAATCTGACGTAGGGTGAGATGCATGATGAATAGATTAAACCATAAATTAATACTTATGGTAATAATCATAAATCCTGAATTGTGTTGATGGAACGCGTTGCTATACTTCCATTCCCACTTGGCCGGAGCAGCAGTTTCCCGGCATCGGGTGCACCGAATTTTTTTGAACCCCTATTTGGGAGGAAGCCATCATGGCAGTGAAGAGCTACAGCGCGGGTGTTAAAGAATACCGCGAAACGTACTGGATGCCCGATTACACGCCCAAGGAAACCGATCTCCTGGCGTGCTTCAAGATCACCCCGCAGCCGGGTGTGCCGCGTGAAGAGGCCGCGGCCGCGGTGGCCGCCGAGTCTTCGACCGGTACCTGGACCACGGTGTGGACCGACCTGCTGACCGATCTGGACTACTACAAGGGCCGTGCCTATGCCATCGAGGACGTGCCCGGCGACGACACCTGCTTCTATGCCTTCATCGCCTACCCGATCGACCTGTTCGAGGAAGGCTCCGTCGTCAACGTGTTCACCTCGCTGGTGGGTAACGTGTTCGGTTTCAAGGCCGTGCGCGCCCTGCGTCTGGAAGACGTGCGCTTCCCCATCGCTTATGTGATGACCTGTAACGGTCCGCCGCACGGCATCCAGGTCGAGCGCGACATCATGAACAAGTACGGCCGTCCGATGCTGGGCTGCACCATCAAGCCCAAGCTGGGCCTGTCGGCCAAGAACTACGGCCGCGCCGTGTACGAGTGCCTGCGCGGCGGCCTGGACTTCACCAAGGACGATGAGAACGTCAACTCCCAGCCGTTCATGCGCTGGCGTCAGCGTTTCGACTTCGTCATGGAGGCCATCGACAAGGCCGAGCGCGAGACCGGCGAGCGCAAGGGTCACTACCTGAACGTCACTGCGCCGACCCCGGACGAGATGTTCAAGCGCGCCGAGTACGCCAAGGAGATCGGTGCCCCGATCATCATGCACGACTACATCACCGGTGGCTTCTGCGCCAACACCGGTCTGGCCCAGTGGTGTCAGGACAACGGAGTGCTGCTGCATATCCACCGCGCCATGCACGCCGTGCTCGACCGCAACCCGCACCACGGTATCCACTTCCGTGTGCTGACCAAGATCCTGCGTCTGTCCGGCGGTGACCACCTGCACACCGGCACCGTGGTCGGCAAGCTCGAGGGCGACCGCGAGTCCACTCTGGGCTGGATCGACCTGCTGCGCGAGTCCTACGTCAAGGAAGACCGCAGCCGCGGCATCTTCTTCGATCAGGACTGGGGTTCCATGCCCGGCGCCTTCGCCGTCGCCTCCGGTGGCATCCACGTCTGGCACATGCCTGCGCTGGTCACCATCTTCGGTGATGACTCGGTGCTCCAGTTCGGCGGCGGTACCCTGGGCCACCCCTGGGGCAACGCGGCCGGCGCCGCGGCCAACCGTGTCGCGCTGGAAGCCTGCGTCGAGGCCCGCAACCAGGGCCGTCAGCTGGAGAAGGAAGGCAAGGAGATCCTTACCGAGGCGGCCAAGAGCAGCCCAGAGCTGAAGGCCGCGATGGAGACCTGGAAGGAAATCAAGTTCGAATTCGACACCGTCGACAAGCTGGACGTTGCCCACAAGTAATGTCCCAAGCGGGGGCGGGTGCTGCCCGCCCCGCAGCTTGAATCGAATGCTTGATATCCCGAAACAGATATTTGAGGAAGCAACCAATGAGCGAGATGCAAGATTACAAGTCGAGCTTGACCGATGAGTCCAGCCGCAAGTTCGAGACCTTCTCGTACCTGCCGGCCATGGACAGCGAGCAGATTCGCAAGCAGGTCGAGTACATCGTCAGCAAGGGCTGGAACCCGGCCATCGAACACACCGAGCCGGAAAATTCCTTCGACCATTACTGGTACATGTGGAAGCTGCCCATGTTCGGTGAGACCGACGTCGATAAGATCCTGGCCGAAGCCGAAGCCTGCCACAAGGCGCACCCGAACAATCACGTGCGTCTGGTCGGTTACGATAACTTCGCGCAGTCCCAGGGCGCCGCGATGGTCATCTACCGCGGCAAGGCCGCTTAATCCGGTCAGGGTTAGCGTCTGATAGAGCCCCTGGCCGGTCTCCGGACAGGGGCATTTTTTTGCTTGAGTTTCAGATGTTGCAGGCCGGGGTTTATGGCTCGTACCTGTACGTGCTGCATGGTCCGACCTGTACCATTTGAACGTTTCGCCATTTTTGATTCACGAGTGAACCGAGGGTTTTTGTCATGAGTGATAAGAACATCGACCAGTACAAGATTGAGCAGGAGCCTTTCTACAAGGCCGTTGCCAACGAGATCGATCTTTATGAGGCCGCTTACCAGGCCCGCATGCCCGTCATGCTGAAAGGCCCGACTGGCTGCGGCAAGTCGCGCTTCGTCGAATACATGGCGTACAAGCTGGGACGCCCCCTGATCACCGTGGCCTGTAACGAGGACATGACTGCTTCCGATCTGGTGGGTCGCTTCCTGCTCGACGCCAGTGGTACGCGCTGGCAGGATGGCCCGCTGACCATCGCCGCGCGCATTGGCGCCATCTGCTACCTGGATGAGGTGGTCGAGGCACGCCAGGACACCACGGTGGTGATCCATCCGCTGACCGACCACCGCCGCACCCTGCCGCTCGAGAAAAAGGGCGAGCTGGTTGCCGCACACGAGGACTTCCAGCTGGTGATCTCCTACAACCCCGGTTATCAGAACCTGATGAAGGACCTGAAGCAGTCGACCAAGCAGCGTTTCGGCGCCCTGGACTTCGACTATCCCTCGGCCGAGGTCGAGACCGAGATCGTCGCCCACGAAACCGGGATCGATGCGGAGACCGCGGGCAAGCTGGTGCAGATCGCGCACCGTGCGCGCAACCTCAAGGGGCACGGTCTGGACGAGGGTATCTCCACCCGTCTGCTGGTCTACGCAGGGCAACTTATCAACAAGGGCATCGATGCCCAGGCTGCCTGTGCCATGACCCTGGTCCGTCCGATTACCGATGACCCGGACATGCGCGATACGCTGGACGCGGCGGTCGGCACCTACTTCTGATATCCGCATGCGTCCGTTGGCGGAGTACGTCTCCAAACTAAAGCGGGACATCGTCTTCGAAGCGACGCTGAATGGTCGAGCGTTCCGCTTTCGCAGCACCTGGGGACTGTTCTCGCCGCGAGAAATCGACGAAGGCAGCCGCCTGCTGTTGCGGCATATCGAGGTGGCGCCCGATGCGGACTGCCTCGATCTGGGCTGCGGCTACGGGCCGATCGGCCTGACGCTGGCGAGTATGGCGCCGCAGGGGCGCACGCTGCTGGCGGACAAGGATTTCGTGGCCGTGGAATACGCGCGCCGAAACATCGAGGCGAACCGGCTGGAAAACTGCGAGGCGCAACTCAGCAACGGCTTCGCACAACTGGGTGAGCGGCGTTTCGATCTGGTGGCCTCGAACATTCCGGCCAAGGTCGGGCGGGAACTGCTCTACATCCTGTTGTATGACGCCTGGCATCACCTCAACCCCGGTGGACGTTTCTACGTGGTCACGATCACCGGCTTGAGAGAATTCTTCGCCCGCGCCATGCGCGAAGTGTTCGGCAATTACGACAAGGTCAAGCAGGGCAGGCAGTACACGGTTGCCTGTGCCGTGCGTGACCCCCGGGCCGAAAAGCCCGGTGCCGTAAGCGAGGGTTAGCGATGAAAATCGATCTGAGCGAATACGAGGACTGCATCCTAAACGGTGCTCCGGAGGTCAAGGAGGTCTTCGACGCGAGCTTCAATGAAGCCGCGCGCGTCATGGGCCCGCAGGGGCAGCATAACTATCTCGAAGGCGCGCGCGCCTTCTGCGAGCTGGGGCGCGGCCCCTATCTGGTGGCCGCCTGGCTGGAATCCATGCCCGCCGTGTGCAAGGAGGTGGGCGACGGTGTCATCCCGGATGTGGTGACCTCGGCCATGAAGCTGACCTCCATGGTCAGTGGCGAGGTGATCCGTCTGATGCTCGGTACGCTGCCCACCGCCGCCCGGCGCCTGGGTGATTCCGAACTGCTGATCAAATACCTGGCGCTGATCCACCAGCTTTCCGCCAAGGTGCCGCGTGGCCTGCGCCCCATGCTGGAGCGCCTGGACGAGTTGCTCGGCAAGCTCACCCTGGGCGGTTTGCGGCGCTGGGCGTTGTGGGGCGCCCAGGCCTACGCGCGCGATTTCGCCAAGCAGACCGCCTACTTCAGCCTGGAATCACCGGACAGCCAGAAGATGCTGCAGCAGGAACGGCGCGGCACGTTGTTTGTCGATACCCAACGCAAACTCAATTTCTACCTGCGCGCCCTGTGGGGCCGGGATTTCTTCCTGCGCCCGACCTCCGGCGACTACGAGAGCCGCGAAGGTATGCGACCTTTCCTGGAGCAGGGCGTGGTGCACGTGCCGGACGCTTATGACGACGTCAACGGCATCCCCGGCCTGGAACTGTACCGTGCCGCCTGTGCCCATGCCGCGGCTCACCTGTCGTACACTCTGGCGCCGATCTCTGCCGAGGCGCTGAATCCGGTGCAGATGTTCCTGATCGGCATGATCGAGGACGCGCGCGTCGAACATCTCGCCATCGCCGAATTCCCCGGCCTGCGCAAACTGTGGCGTCAGTTCCACGATTTGCCGCGCGAAGGCGATGTGGACCCGGCCGTCGCCGTGCTGGAACGTTTGGCCGGTGCGCTGCTGGCCGGTCAGGCACAGCCCGGGGACGACCCGCTGATCGGCGAGACGGTGGAGGAGTTCAATACCCGGATATCCCAGGATGCGACAAACAGCCAGCTTTCCTGGGATATCGGTGTGACGCTCTACAACCGCCTCAACGAGCACCTGTCCGTACCTTCGCTGCGTCTGCTGGAGCAGACCCTGAACATTCCCTATCGCGACGATAACCGCATCATCTGGGAATTCGC encodes:
- the purE gene encoding 5-(carboxyamino)imidazole ribonucleotide mutase, with translation MAGHPLVGVVMGSDSDWFVMRHAVEQLEHFGVPHEYRVVSAHRTPDLLFEYAENAASRGLRCLIAGAGGAAHLPGMLAAKTALPVLGVPVPTRYLKGQDSLFSIVQMPKGVPVATFAIGEAGAANAGLFAVSILAGEDKALAERLHGFRQALRDSVLGMQLPPAE
- a CDS encoding 5-(carboxyamino)imidazole ribonucleotide synthase, with the translated sequence MSSAGPILPGATLGILGGGQLGRMFTVAARTLGYHVVVLDPDADSPAGRMADEHLHAAYTDTWALDQLAATCAAITTEFENIPAAVMERLAQSVPVRPSATALSKTQNRIHEKTFIQQTGLATAPFHAVESEVDLEQAFAAVGAPAILKRASLGYDGKGQVGVDSLATLQQGFADLGGVPCVLERRVQLEREVSVVLARNCHGESRCYPVAENRHVGGILHTSIVPARVPEALANQAQVMAVQLADALDYCGVLAVEFFVVDGQLLVNELAPRPHNSGHYTLDACVTSQFEQQVRMVCGLPFGDTRLLSPVVMVNLLGDLWGATQPDWLALLSDASAKLHLYGKREARPGRKMGHFCVLDTNVDDALTRADALFSQLAG
- a CDS encoding LysR family transcriptional regulator; this encodes MHLTLRQIQVFEAVARHLSFTRAAEELHLTQPAVSMQVKQLEDNLGLPLFEQVGKRIFLTEAGQEMFDYGRRISGLVKEAGDVIATLKGGQRGHLNISVATTANYFTTRLLADFSHRFEGVTVSLDVTNRESLLRQLENNETDLVIMGEPPSGMDLEALAFMENPLVIVASPEHPLASRRNIPLQDLAEETFVVRELGSGTRGAIERFFALHGMPLPTGMEMSSNEAIKQAVEAGLGLGIISIHTAALELETGRLVTLDVEDFPIIRHWYLVFRKGKRLSPVALAFRAFVLDEARGYAKSLIPARPQA
- a CDS encoding form I ribulose bisphosphate carboxylase large subunit codes for the protein MAVKSYSAGVKEYRETYWMPDYTPKETDLLACFKITPQPGVPREEAAAAVAAESSTGTWTTVWTDLLTDLDYYKGRAYAIEDVPGDDTCFYAFIAYPIDLFEEGSVVNVFTSLVGNVFGFKAVRALRLEDVRFPIAYVMTCNGPPHGIQVERDIMNKYGRPMLGCTIKPKLGLSAKNYGRAVYECLRGGLDFTKDDENVNSQPFMRWRQRFDFVMEAIDKAERETGERKGHYLNVTAPTPDEMFKRAEYAKEIGAPIIMHDYITGGFCANTGLAQWCQDNGVLLHIHRAMHAVLDRNPHHGIHFRVLTKILRLSGGDHLHTGTVVGKLEGDRESTLGWIDLLRESYVKEDRSRGIFFDQDWGSMPGAFAVASGGIHVWHMPALVTIFGDDSVLQFGGGTLGHPWGNAAGAAANRVALEACVEARNQGRQLEKEGKEILTEAAKSSPELKAAMETWKEIKFEFDTVDKLDVAHK
- a CDS encoding ribulose bisphosphate carboxylase small subunit, giving the protein MSEMQDYKSSLTDESSRKFETFSYLPAMDSEQIRKQVEYIVSKGWNPAIEHTEPENSFDHYWYMWKLPMFGETDVDKILAEAEACHKAHPNNHVRLVGYDNFAQSQGAAMVIYRGKAA
- a CDS encoding CbbQ/NirQ/NorQ/GpvN family protein, translated to MSDKNIDQYKIEQEPFYKAVANEIDLYEAAYQARMPVMLKGPTGCGKSRFVEYMAYKLGRPLITVACNEDMTASDLVGRFLLDASGTRWQDGPLTIAARIGAICYLDEVVEARQDTTVVIHPLTDHRRTLPLEKKGELVAAHEDFQLVISYNPGYQNLMKDLKQSTKQRFGALDFDYPSAEVETEIVAHETGIDAETAGKLVQIAHRARNLKGHGLDEGISTRLLVYAGQLINKGIDAQAACAMTLVRPITDDPDMRDTLDAAVGTYF
- a CDS encoding methyltransferase; its protein translation is MRPLAEYVSKLKRDIVFEATLNGRAFRFRSTWGLFSPREIDEGSRLLLRHIEVAPDADCLDLGCGYGPIGLTLASMAPQGRTLLADKDFVAVEYARRNIEANRLENCEAQLSNGFAQLGERRFDLVASNIPAKVGRELLYILLYDAWHHLNPGGRFYVVTITGLREFFARAMREVFGNYDKVKQGRQYTVACAVRDPRAEKPGAVSEG
- a CDS encoding VWA domain-containing protein, whose translation is MKIDLSEYEDCILNGAPEVKEVFDASFNEAARVMGPQGQHNYLEGARAFCELGRGPYLVAAWLESMPAVCKEVGDGVIPDVVTSAMKLTSMVSGEVIRLMLGTLPTAARRLGDSELLIKYLALIHQLSAKVPRGLRPMLERLDELLGKLTLGGLRRWALWGAQAYARDFAKQTAYFSLESPDSQKMLQQERRGTLFVDTQRKLNFYLRALWGRDFFLRPTSGDYESREGMRPFLEQGVVHVPDAYDDVNGIPGLELYRAACAHAAAHLSYTLAPISAEALNPVQMFLIGMIEDARVEHLAIAEFPGLRKLWRQFHDLPREGDVDPAVAVLERLAGALLAGQAQPGDDPLIGETVEEFNTRISQDATNSQLSWDIGVTLYNRLNEHLSVPSLRLLEQTLNIPYRDDNRIIWEFAENVWDETAEYVPASQRQVRKTVSAIEMANEVDCELAGDDAQEIWRLETELFPYEDNGVSYNEMEGKEPVSEPYHYNEWDYQVQLYRPDWVTVLEKRQSKGDPEDIDQILVEHKPIASRLRHIIDALIPQGIIRKRHQEDGDEIDINAAIRAMIDLRMGEMPDQRINIRYERKLRDLAVLVLLDLSESTNEVLGDSDRPVIQLAREATALLSWAVDGIGDPFAIHGFASDSRHDVQYYRFKDFDAPYDDEVRARLAGMKGGYSTRMGAAFRHAAHYLSHQPQQKKLLLLVSDGEPADIDVKDPQYLRHDTKKAVDELGREGIRTYCLTLDPHADDYVSRIFGPNGYTVVDHVQRLPERLPSLFASLTS